The following DNA comes from Arcobacter cloacae.
AAGTGCTGAACATATATCGAAAAAATATTTTTAGTATATTTTTAAAAGTGTAGGGCTTTGCTTTTGAGTTAAAAATCGCTGTTAATTTATGTTGTTTATCTTCGTATAAATCTATTTTTATAAATAATTTGTTTTCATCATACTTTAGCTCAAACTCATAAACTCCCTCACACTCAAAAAAAGGTGAAACATACATATCTTTTTTTACAACTCCAAAATATGAATTTCCTTTCTTTTCTAATTGAACAGGATAAACAACACGACCGTTGTTGTAGTTATGAACTTCAGCTAAAATATGAGTTGGAAGGTTTTCTTTATCAAATAAAACCAAAACACTAATTGGATTAAAAACAAAGTTTAAAACTCTTGGAAGTGTAATAAATCTCATTTTAGATGTTGTTTTTAAGTTAAACTTTTTTAAAAGCTCTTCTATATTTTTCATAAAATCCGTAGTTCTTCCAAAGTGGTCAAAACTTTGCAGACTCATAAAATTTAGTTTGTTTATAGAAAAAATTTTGTTTTCTAAATTTTTTAAATCAAACACATCAATATCAAGCAGATAAAAGTTATATTTAAAATCATGCTTTTTAGGAAGAAATCTTTTGTGATAGATAGTTCCTTCAAAAATATTGTGATTTGAGATATTTGCCATTTAAAATTCACATCCAAGTTTTGAAGCTACTTTTGTAGCGCTTAAAAGTCCATCTTCATGGAAACCATATCTCCAATAAGCCCCTGCAAAATAAGTGTTATTATGTCCACAAATCTCATCTTTTCTACTTTGCATCTGTATTGCAGATGAGTTAAATTGAGGATGTTCATAAGAGATTTTTTCAATCACGTTATTTATACTTTGTGTTTCATTTAATGATACAAAATAATCTTTTTTTGTTTTTAGATTTTGCAAAGTATTTATCCAATAACTAAGTGTTACAACTTGATTTTGTTTGTTAGAACTTGTATAGTTCCAAGCTGCATACATTTTTTTGTTTGGATATAAAATACTATTGTCATTGTGTAAAACAGCACTATTTTCTTTATATTTAAAAGCACTTAAAATCTCTATCTCTTTTTGTGTTGGGTTTTCTAAAATCTCTAAAGCTTGTGGAGCATGCATAGCTAATACAACTTTGTCATAAAAAGTTTTAGTTCCATTTTTATGAATCAAATAAACCCCATTTTCTTCCCTTTGAATAGTTATAACATCAGAGTTTAGAAAGATTTTTCCAGAGATTTTCTCTTTTATCTTATTTACATAATTTATACTTCCATTACTAACAGTAAGCCATTGATGATGAGTTGAAACACCTAAAAGTCCATGGTTTTTAAAAAATGTTAAAAATGTTCTTGCTGGAAAATTATTCATTTCATTACTTGGCGTTGACCAAATAGCAGCTCCCATAGGAAGTAGATATCTTTGTTTAAAAGCATTTGAATAATCTTTTATATATTCACCTAAAGTTTTATCTAAATCATCGTGATTTTGTTTTAAATCTTCATTTGCTTTTTTATTAAAATCTAAAATATCTTTTATCATTTTATAGTGAGTTAGAGAAAAAAGGTTTCTTTTTTGAGCAAACATTCCCTTTATTGATGAGCCATTGTAAGCTTTATTTATATCTTTGTCCCAAAAAGCAAAACTCATATCAGAGTTTTCTATCTTTACATCTAACTCTTTAAATAGTTTTGTCAAAAGTGGATAAGTAGGGTGATTAAAAACTAAAAAACCAGTATCAACCCCAAAGACTTTATCTTCATCTTGAACCATTGTAGTTCTAGCGTGACCTCCTAATCTATCCTCTTTTTCATATAAATCAACTTCATATTTTTTGCTTAAAATATAGGCACTTCCAAGTCCGCTTATTCCTGCTCCTAAAACTGCTATTTTCATTTATATCTTCCTTTTGGGTCAAGTTTTGTAAAAATTAATTTTGAAATATCCATTTTGTTTTTTAAATCATCTAATATTTTTTCTAATTCATTTTTATCTATATTTGGTGTTCTACTCATAATCCAAAGATTTGAATAATCATCATTTGAAACAACAGCTGTTTTATAATCATTTAAATATTCGATTTTATATGAAGCTCTAAAAATAAAAAAATATCTCATAAAAAGTTGATTATTTTCTAGTTTTGCAAAACCGTTGTATTCTATTAGTTTTCCATCTAATTCATTTTCAAAACATCTATTATAAACATCATAAGTATTATTCTCTTGAAGTTTGTACTCCACACTAGAAGCTACACAAGAGGTTTGAAATTTATTTTCAATTCTTGCAATTTCATACCAAAGTCCAGAAAATTTTTTAATATCAACAAGAGTATTTGCAAAGATTGATGAAGAAAAAAATATTGCCAAAAATAAAAACTTCACAAATACTCCTTTTACTTAAACAACGTAATTTATTATAAAAAAAGAGAGTTTTGTATGCTTATTTTGTCACTTTATATTTTAATAATAAAATAATAGAAAGAAATTTGAATAAAACGGGCAATATCGAGTATAAAAAGATAATTGCTAAAATTGATAACTGATTTATATTTTCTGTTTCAAAATTTGTAAATTCTAAACTTATAAAAGAAATAGCAACAGCTAAAGATAAAGATAGTTTTGTAATCATTGCCCAAAACCCAAATAAAACTCCTGTTATATCTTCATTTTTTTGTTTTGTTTCATTTGCCACATCAGCTTGAATAGAAGAGGGCAATGCCATATCAGCTCCTAAACACATTCCTGTTATAACACAAATAATCGCAAAATATAAAAAATCCCCTTCCTTTAAAAAAGGCACGAAACTAAAAGCACTAATTGCAATAATAATTGAAAAAATCCAAGTAGATTTTTTTGAGATTTTAGTTGAAAGTTTTATCCAAAAAGGAAAAATAATAATTGCACTTAAAAAATAGATTATCAAAAAAAGTCCAGTTTTTTCTTCTAAAACTAATACATATTTTACGAAAAATAAAAACAGAGTTGCTGGAAGTGCATTTGCAAGATTATTTAGTAAAAAAGCAAAAAATAGTTTTTTGTGATGTGGATAGTTTATAAAAAAAGTTTTTAAAGATTTGAAGAAATTGTTAGAAATTATATTTTTATTTTTTATCTCTAAAGATTTTAATTTTGTATAAAAAATAGTTAAAATTATTGGAAAAATAATCAAAATAGTATAAAGTAAAAGTTCTAAACTCTTTTTTGAATCATCTGAAACTAAAAAAATATATGGAATTAATAAAGAGATTAAAACTCCAACTATTATGAAAATTTCCCTTGAAAAAGCAAGTTTTGTATTTTCACTTTCATTATTACTCAAAATAGAGTTTAAACTTAAATATGGAATTAAAACAAAACTATAAGAAATATATGTAATTATTGAAAATAGAAATAACCAAAAATAGTTGTAATAAATAGGTTTTATTAAAAAAAATAGTCCAAAAATTAAAAAAATAGAAGAGATAAAAATAATATTAAATTTTGTGCTGTAAATATCACAAAATCTTCCTATAAATGGATCGGCAAGCATATCAATCAATCTTGCAATTAATAAAATAGTACCAACAACTCCAACACTTAAACCAATATGTTCAACATAAAAGGTAGGCAGATAAATATATAAAGGAAAACCCAAAAAAGCAATAGGAATTCCAAGGATGCCATAAAGGAAAACTGTTTTGCTTTTTAGGGTATTATTATTCATTAAAATCTAATCTTTTTTATATATTTCACAAGAATTTTTATTTTAATCATTTTAAAAACTTTTTTGTTATAGAAAAACTCAAACTATATGGTAGAAAGCTAAGTATTTTTAGAAACTTTGATAAAATAAAAGGAAATGAAATTTCAAATTTGTAGGGCTTATTTAAACCTTCAAATATCTTTTTAGCTGCATAGTTTACTTCCATTAATTGAGGCATTTCAAAATCATTTTTAGCTGTTAATCTTGTTTTTACAAACCCATGATTTATGATTTGCACATAAATATTTTTTCTTTGTAATTCAGGTTGTAAAGATTGTGTAAGATTTACTAAAGCAGCTTTTGATGCACTATAAGCTCCACCATAAGGTAATCCAAAACAACTCGCTAAACTTGCATTTAAAACAATAGTTGATCTGTTTTTTTGTTTTTCCAAATAAGCAATAAGTGGTTTTAAAACTCTTAAAACACCTAAATAATTTATGTCTATCATGGATTCAAAATTTGAAATATCCCATTGCTCGTAAGTCATTGATTCATAGACTCCTGCATTGTAAAAACAGATATCTAAACCATTAAAAATATTAAATGCTCTATCCACACTTTTAATAACATTTTCGTTATTTAAAACATCTATATTTAAAAGTTCTAAATTATCTGCATAAGTTGATTTTAGATTTAATAGCTCATTAGAATTTTCTATATTTCTTGAACTTGCTATTACTTGATAATTATTTTGTAACCACAACTTAACTAACTCTAAACCAATACCACTACTAGCACCGATAATCCAAACTCTTTTTGCCATGATAAACAACCTTTGTTTATTTAAGCTAGCAAATACTAACTTGAAATGATTATATGTTAATAAAAAGATTTTTTGTATTGCTTATATGTTCATTGATAAAATATAAAAATTATTTTATTTTTGAGATTTTCAATTTTCATTATATATCAATATAAGAAATAAAATGATAAAATATATAACTAACAATTTAAAAAAATAACAAAAAGGTAACATATGCTAAACCTCGGGGAAATCGAAAAATGGTTAAAAGAACATTCAATTAATAACTATGTGATTTCAGAAGATTTATATGTGTCAGTTCAAGGTAATGTGAATTTAAATGAAAGACTTAATGGAAAGAAGATTCCTATTAAGTTTGATAGAATTGAAGGATATTTTGATATAAGTAACAATAAACTTACTTCTTTAGAAGGTTGTCCCAAAACAGTAGCTAGAGATTTTAACTGTTCTCGAAATAATTTAATTTCTTTATTTGATTGTCCAACTGAAGTGGGTGATTTTGATTGTTCTTATAATCAGTTAAAAACTTTATCTTACGCACCAAAAGAAGTGAGAGGAAGTTTTAATTGTTCTTATAATGAATTAAAATCTATAAAAGCAAGTCCTAGAACAATAAAAGGGCATTTCAAGTGTAACGACAATAAATTAGTATCTCTTGAAGGTGGACCGAAAAATATAGATACATATTTTGACTGTTCAAATAATATTATTGAGAGATTAACAGGTGGACCTGTTAGTGTAAAACATGACTATATATGTTACGGAAATAATCTATCTGATTTAGAAGGCTTGGCTGATGAAATAGGTGGAGACTTATTAACTGATGTTAAACTTAATAATCTAACAGCTAGATATGATGATGAAGAAAAATATTGGAAATATAAAGGTTCTGAAGTAATCTCTCATATTTATAAACCAATGGTAGCTCTTGTAAGTAATGAAGATATTATCAATTGGCTACAAAAATATGATATTAAAAATTATACTATTTTGTCTGATAGTTCTGTTGATGTTGCCGGTGATGTTAAATTATCAGGAAGATTAACAAACCTTTTTAAATTACCTATTAATTTCAATAATGTTGAAGGTGATTTTGATATTAGTGAGAATGAATTA
Coding sequences within:
- a CDS encoding DUF1365 domain-containing protein produces the protein MANISNHNIFEGTIYHKRFLPKKHDFKYNFYLLDIDVFDLKNLENKIFSINKLNFMSLQSFDHFGRTTDFMKNIEELLKKFNLKTTSKMRFITLPRVLNFVFNPISVLVLFDKENLPTHILAEVHNYNNGRVVYPVQLEKKGNSYFGVVKKDMYVSPFFECEGVYEFELKYDENKLFIKIDLYEDKQHKLTAIFNSKAKPYTFKNILKIFFRYMFSTFLVVSRTYYHALRLYLKGLKIYFPRENDKIRRY
- a CDS encoding NAD(P)/FAD-dependent oxidoreductase — encoded protein: MKIAVLGAGISGLGSAYILSKKYEVDLYEKEDRLGGHARTTMVQDEDKVFGVDTGFLVFNHPTYPLLTKLFKELDVKIENSDMSFAFWDKDINKAYNGSSIKGMFAQKRNLFSLTHYKMIKDILDFNKKANEDLKQNHDDLDKTLGEYIKDYSNAFKQRYLLPMGAAIWSTPSNEMNNFPARTFLTFFKNHGLLGVSTHHQWLTVSNGSINYVNKIKEKISGKIFLNSDVITIQREENGVYLIHKNGTKTFYDKVVLAMHAPQALEILENPTQKEIEILSAFKYKENSAVLHNDNSILYPNKKMYAAWNYTSSNKQNQVVTLSYWINTLQNLKTKKDYFVSLNETQSINNVIEKISYEHPQFNSSAIQMQSRKDEICGHNNTYFAGAYWRYGFHEDGLLSATKVASKLGCEF
- a CDS encoding lipocalin family protein, translating into MKFLFLAIFFSSSIFANTLVDIKKFSGLWYEIARIENKFQTSCVASSVEYKLQENNTYDVYNRCFENELDGKLIEYNGFAKLENNQLFMRYFFIFRASYKIEYLNDYKTAVVSNDDYSNLWIMSRTPNIDKNELEKILDDLKNKMDISKLIFTKLDPKGRYK
- a CDS encoding MFS transporter, with amino-acid sequence MNNNTLKSKTVFLYGILGIPIAFLGFPLYIYLPTFYVEHIGLSVGVVGTILLIARLIDMLADPFIGRFCDIYSTKFNIIFISSIFLIFGLFFLIKPIYYNYFWLFLFSIITYISYSFVLIPYLSLNSILSNNESENTKLAFSREIFIIVGVLISLLIPYIFLVSDDSKKSLELLLYTILIIFPIILTIFYTKLKSLEIKNKNIISNNFFKSLKTFFINYPHHKKLFFAFLLNNLANALPATLFLFFVKYVLVLEEKTGLFLIIYFLSAIIIFPFWIKLSTKISKKSTWIFSIIIAISAFSFVPFLKEGDFLYFAIICVITGMCLGADMALPSSIQADVANETKQKNEDITGVLFGFWAMITKLSLSLAVAISFISLEFTNFETENINQLSILAIIFLYSILPVLFKFLSIILLLKYKVTK
- a CDS encoding SDR family NAD(P)-dependent oxidoreductase, whose protein sequence is MAKRVWIIGASSGIGLELVKLWLQNNYQVIASSRNIENSNELLNLKSTYADNLELLNIDVLNNENVIKSVDRAFNIFNGLDICFYNAGVYESMTYEQWDISNFESMIDINYLGVLRVLKPLIAYLEKQKNRSTIVLNASLASCFGLPYGGAYSASKAALVNLTQSLQPELQRKNIYVQIINHGFVKTRLTAKNDFEMPQLMEVNYAAKKIFEGLNKPYKFEISFPFILSKFLKILSFLPYSLSFSITKKFLK